A section of the Alkalihalobacillus sp. LMS39 genome encodes:
- a CDS encoding SDR family oxidoreductase, which translates to MGALSEKVIVITGAGTGLGREAALEAVKQGGKVSICCRSIGSIEQMKKDLSPYQGQFLVTQADVSIEQDVNRFIEATISQFGTIDVLINNAAVFENYDIVDSTLESWNHHFENNVTSTFLMTRACIPIMRQQRSGQIISITSGLARQGAAGFSAYSASKAALEALTFTAEEEEAKNGITATVFNPGVMKTKLQSRGDDPSEVAPYLLQLLTNTDLPKNRVITVDEIKSRANEKVTF; encoded by the coding sequence ATGGGTGCTTTATCTGAAAAAGTGATTGTTATCACTGGTGCCGGAACAGGCTTAGGACGCGAAGCTGCCTTAGAAGCAGTAAAGCAAGGAGGGAAAGTTTCCATTTGTTGCCGTTCTATCGGAAGTATCGAACAGATGAAGAAGGATTTATCTCCATATCAAGGTCAATTTTTAGTAACGCAAGCTGATGTCTCTATTGAGCAAGACGTGAATCGTTTCATTGAAGCGACGATAAGTCAGTTTGGAACAATTGATGTTCTCATCAACAATGCTGCTGTCTTTGAAAATTACGACATTGTAGATTCTACATTAGAATCATGGAATCATCATTTTGAAAACAATGTCACGTCTACTTTTCTCATGACTCGGGCGTGTATCCCTATTATGAGGCAGCAACGGTCTGGACAAATTATCTCCATTACCTCTGGTTTAGCACGCCAAGGTGCTGCTGGATTTAGTGCATATAGCGCAAGCAAAGCTGCTTTAGAAGCGTTAACCTTTACTGCTGAAGAAGAAGAAGCCAAAAATGGCATTACCGCGACGGTCTTTAACCCTGGTGTCATGAAAACAAAACTACAATCTAGAGGTGACGACCCAAGTGAGGTCGCCCCATATCTATTACAGTTACTTACCAACACGGATTTACCTAAAAATCGAGTGATTACAGTAGATGAAATAAAATCAAGAGCGAATGAAAAAGTGACCTTTTAA
- a CDS encoding DUF1516 family protein encodes MYNAIYQSHAGSWAITLLLFFIAYFLIVTNKDKAGKIVHMILRLFYVIMIVTGGWLLFTLYLSDLTFIIKALLALALIYFMEVILTRAKKKNIDRKVKMYHWLQFGVTALLVVLIGFNVLSF; translated from the coding sequence ATGTATAATGCGATTTATCAATCTCACGCAGGATCTTGGGCTATCACGTTGTTGTTATTTTTTATCGCGTATTTTTTAATTGTAACAAACAAAGACAAAGCTGGTAAAATTGTTCATATGATTTTGCGTTTATTCTATGTCATTATGATTGTGACAGGAGGATGGTTACTTTTTACCTTGTATTTAAGTGACCTCACTTTTATTATTAAAGCACTTTTAGCGTTAGCACTGATTTACTTCATGGAAGTTATTTTAACTCGTGCTAAAAAGAAAAACATTGACCGCAAAGTCAAAATGTATCACTGGCTGCAGTTTGGTGTTACTGCGCTGTTAGTTGTCTTAATTGGATTTAATGTATTATCGTTTTAA
- the phoU gene encoding phosphate signaling complex protein PhoU encodes MEIRGNFTHQLVEVKQEIQKMGQQVKQSLSLAIEAFQQGNVMKMEKVIQGDIEINQMELAINDEVVLMIAKQQPVAGDLRKLIVALKISSDLERIGDLAVDMAKVSKRIDTNYLTGQRDVLLEMADIACNMLETSLNAYMTSDILVAQRIAMLDDKVDQMYGQYIRDIMNLGTEALRAEQTTQLAFLGRYIERIADYATNVAEWVVYEVNGKHFDLN; translated from the coding sequence ATGGAAATTAGAGGGAATTTCACGCACCAACTAGTTGAGGTTAAGCAAGAAATACAAAAGATGGGTCAGCAAGTTAAACAGTCTCTATCTCTTGCTATTGAAGCGTTCCAACAAGGAAACGTTATGAAAATGGAAAAAGTCATACAGGGTGATATAGAGATTAACCAAATGGAGTTAGCGATCAATGATGAGGTTGTGTTAATGATAGCCAAGCAGCAACCTGTGGCTGGCGACTTAAGGAAATTAATCGTTGCCTTAAAAATATCAAGTGATTTAGAACGGATTGGTGACTTAGCCGTTGATATGGCCAAAGTTTCAAAACGTATTGATACAAATTATTTAACAGGCCAAAGAGACGTGTTATTAGAGATGGCTGACATTGCTTGCAATATGTTAGAAACGTCTTTAAACGCTTATATGACTAGTGATATTTTAGTGGCACAGCGAATTGCAATGTTAGACGACAAAGTTGATCAAATGTATGGTCAATATATTCGTGACATTATGAACTTAGGAACAGAAGCATTACGAGCCGAACAAACAACACAGCTTGCTTTTTTAGGTAGATATATTGAACGGATAGCTGATTATGCAACAAATGTCGCAGAATGGGTAGTGTATGAAGTAAACGGCAAGCATTTTGATTTAAATTAA
- the pstB gene encoding phosphate ABC transporter ATP-binding protein PstB produces MALVSVNENKNEKVDKVESVQTEGKVVYDTKGLNLWYGKDQALKNINLSVYENEVTAIIGPSGCGKSTYIKTLNRMVELIPNVKISGNISYRGENILGKSYQVEDLRTKVGMVFQKPNPFPKSIYDNIAYGPRIHGIRNKKILNQIVEKSLRGAYIWDEVKDRLNENAYGLSGGQQQRLCIARCLAIEPDVILMDEPTSALDPKSTLKVEELIQQLRNDYSIIIVTHNMQQAARISDKTAFFLNGETVEYDKTDVIFSNPADKRTEDYVTGRFG; encoded by the coding sequence ATGGCATTAGTTTCAGTAAATGAAAATAAGAATGAAAAGGTAGACAAGGTGGAATCCGTTCAAACTGAAGGCAAGGTTGTATATGATACAAAAGGGTTAAACTTATGGTATGGCAAAGATCAGGCCTTAAAAAATATTAATCTGTCGGTTTATGAAAATGAAGTAACTGCGATTATCGGTCCTTCAGGTTGTGGAAAATCTACTTATATAAAAACGTTAAACCGCATGGTTGAGCTTATTCCTAATGTTAAAATTTCCGGTAATATCTCTTATCGTGGTGAAAATATTTTAGGAAAATCATATCAAGTCGAAGATTTAAGAACAAAAGTAGGTATGGTGTTTCAAAAGCCAAACCCATTTCCTAAATCTATTTATGATAATATTGCATACGGACCAAGAATTCATGGGATTCGAAATAAAAAAATCCTCAATCAAATTGTAGAAAAAAGCTTACGTGGTGCTTATATTTGGGATGAAGTAAAAGACCGTTTAAACGAAAATGCTTATGGACTTTCAGGTGGTCAACAGCAAAGATTATGTATTGCTCGTTGTCTTGCTATCGAGCCAGACGTCATTTTAATGGATGAGCCTACTTCTGCGTTAGATCCCAAATCAACGTTAAAAGTTGAGGAATTAATCCAGCAATTAAGAAATGATTATTCAATCATTATTGTCACTCATAATATGCAACAAGCCGCTCGAATCTCTGATAAGACGGCCTTCTTCTTAAATGGAGAAACGGTAGAATATGATAAAACGGATGTAATCTTTTCTAATCCAGCAGACAAAAGAACTGAAGATTATGTAACAGGCCGTTTTGGATAG
- the pstA gene encoding phosphate ABC transporter permease PstA: MKYVDSVQVQKKMNTRILRNNIAKTIFFLSTTFGVIVLAVLIARVFSQSIGWIDYDFLTGRLSTNADRAGIMGAILGTLWLMAVVAPVTMLIGVGTAIYLEVYAKRGKIHSFIQTNIRNLAGVPSIVFGILGLTIFVRAMDLGNIVLAGGLTMSLLVLPIVVVASQEALRSVPQHLSEASYAMGATKWQTIKNVVLPAALPGILTGLILSLSRAIGETAPLVVIGIPALLVPFPGGIMDRFTILPMQIYYWTIDSVLVAEYANLAAATIVVLLIVLFLMNSVAIIIRNKFQRRY, encoded by the coding sequence ATGAAATATGTAGACAGTGTGCAAGTTCAAAAAAAAATGAATACACGTATATTACGAAACAATATTGCAAAAACAATATTTTTCCTATCGACTACATTTGGTGTAATTGTTTTGGCTGTTTTAATAGCAAGAGTTTTTTCTCAAAGTATTGGTTGGATTGATTATGATTTTCTGACTGGAAGACTTTCAACAAATGCTGATAGAGCCGGAATTATGGGAGCTATTCTTGGAACACTTTGGTTAATGGCCGTTGTTGCTCCTGTAACGATGCTCATCGGTGTTGGTACAGCGATATACTTAGAAGTTTATGCAAAAAGGGGAAAAATTCATTCTTTTATTCAAACGAACATCCGAAATTTAGCGGGAGTACCTTCCATCGTTTTTGGAATTTTAGGTCTGACTATCTTTGTTCGAGCAATGGATTTAGGTAACATTGTTCTTGCTGGTGGACTTACAATGTCTTTATTAGTTCTTCCTATCGTAGTTGTTGCCAGCCAAGAAGCTCTTCGTTCGGTACCACAACACTTAAGTGAAGCGTCTTACGCAATGGGAGCAACAAAATGGCAGACGATAAAGAATGTTGTATTACCTGCTGCTTTACCAGGTATTTTAACAGGACTCATTTTATCTTTATCTCGAGCAATTGGTGAAACAGCTCCGCTTGTTGTTATTGGAATACCAGCTTTACTTGTTCCTTTTCCTGGGGGGATTATGGACAGATTTACAATATTACCAATGCAAATCTACTACTGGACAATAGATTCAGTGTTAGTAGCGGAATATGCGAATTTAGCAGCTGCAACGATTGTTGTTTTATTAATTGTTTTATTTTTAATGAACTCAGTTGCAATCATAATCAGAAACAAGTTTCAACGAAGATATTAA
- the pstC gene encoding phosphate ABC transporter permease subunit PstC, whose protein sequence is MEKGIENKGNTLNVREMVSKNKSSRSINTIIEKIIPKVLLFIATISVLTTIGILYTLFSETIEFFQRVPILDFYTGTVLRPLSQEPQFGILPLLAGTVLSSLIAMVVAIPIGLMTAIFLSEYASDKVRRLLKPILEVLAGIPTIVYGFFAFTFVTPLLRQFIPGLEATNILSPGIVMGIMIIPMVASLSEDAMSSVPNSMREGALALGSTKLEVTGKVVIPAAMSGIIASFVLGISRAIGETMIVTIASGSTKNFTFDITQSMQTMTAYIVEVTGGDAPAGSTIYYSLYAVAMTLFVFTLVMNLLAQYISRRFREEY, encoded by the coding sequence ATGGAAAAGGGCATTGAAAATAAGGGGAATACGTTAAACGTTCGCGAAATGGTTTCGAAAAATAAAAGTTCTAGAAGTATAAACACAATTATCGAAAAAATTATCCCAAAAGTATTATTATTTATCGCAACAATCTCTGTTTTAACAACTATCGGAATTTTATATACATTATTCAGTGAAACAATTGAATTTTTTCAAAGAGTCCCCATTTTAGACTTCTATACGGGTACAGTATTAAGACCTTTAAGTCAAGAACCTCAGTTTGGGATTTTACCTTTATTAGCGGGAACAGTATTATCATCTTTAATTGCTATGGTAGTTGCGATTCCAATTGGATTAATGACTGCAATTTTTCTTAGTGAATACGCGTCTGACAAAGTTCGACGTTTATTAAAGCCAATTTTAGAAGTGTTAGCAGGGATCCCAACAATTGTTTATGGATTCTTTGCCTTTACATTTGTAACACCATTATTAAGACAGTTTATCCCAGGGTTAGAAGCAACAAATATATTAAGCCCGGGAATTGTAATGGGGATTATGATTATTCCTATGGTAGCTTCTTTATCTGAAGATGCAATGAGTTCGGTACCGAATTCAATGAGAGAAGGAGCATTAGCTTTAGGTTCAACAAAACTAGAGGTAACAGGAAAGGTTGTTATACCTGCTGCTATGTCTGGAATTATAGCTTCTTTTGTACTTGGGATTTCACGCGCAATTGGTGAAACAATGATTGTAACAATTGCTAGTGGTAGTACGAAAAACTTTACTTTTGACATTACACAATCTATGCAAACGATGACCGCATATATTGTTGAAGTCACCGGAGGAGATGCTCCTGCTGGTTCGACTATATATTACAGCTTATATGCTGTTGCTATGACATTATTTGTTTTTACTCTTGTCATGAATTTACTAGCTCAATATATTTCTCGAAGATTTAGGGAGGAATATTAA
- a CDS encoding PstS family phosphate ABC transporter substrate-binding protein, whose product MAALMAFLAACGSGDEPANSDTTGDTDTEQTEKTDDATEEEPAEEATGDLEGNVVIDGSGTVFPLMAAIADEYMTTEQQKVSVEVSRAGTSAGFGRFLVENGTDFNDASRHIKEEEQAEADALGLEIKEFKVALDGLTFVINKENDWATELTKEELISIFKHDGGVTKWSDIRPEFPDEEIKPMGPNENHGTYEFFFENILGKEDLVDSVNLQQEYSTLVNLVSEDKNGIAFFGFGYYVNNTDKLQAVHVDFGEGAVEPTLDTIGEDADYAPFTRPVFTYLNVGMAKEKPQVLDFALYAINNVNTFAGETGFAPLPDEEIQEYVQFLEGLK is encoded by the coding sequence ATGGCAGCATTGATGGCATTTTTAGCAGCGTGTGGTTCTGGAGATGAGCCAGCAAATAGTGACACAACTGGTGACACTGACACTGAACAAACTGAAAAAACAGATGATGCAACAGAAGAAGAGCCAGCTGAAGAAGCAACTGGAGATTTAGAAGGGAATGTTGTTATCGATGGTTCGGGAACTGTATTCCCATTAATGGCAGCAATTGCTGACGAGTACATGACTACAGAACAACAAAAAGTATCAGTAGAAGTAAGTCGTGCAGGTACAAGTGCTGGGTTCGGAAGATTTCTAGTAGAAAATGGAACTGACTTTAATGACGCTTCTCGTCATATCAAAGAAGAAGAACAAGCTGAAGCTGATGCGCTAGGTTTAGAAATTAAAGAATTTAAAGTAGCATTAGACGGTTTAACATTCGTTATTAATAAAGAAAATGACTGGGCAACTGAATTAACAAAAGAAGAATTGATTAGTATTTTCAAACATGATGGTGGAGTTACAAAATGGTCTGATATTCGTCCAGAGTTTCCAGACGAAGAAATCAAGCCAATGGGACCAAATGAAAACCACGGTACTTACGAGTTTTTCTTTGAAAATATTTTAGGAAAAGAAGATTTAGTTGATTCAGTAAATCTTCAACAAGAATATTCAACTCTAGTAAATTTAGTTTCAGAAGATAAAAATGGAATCGCATTTTTCGGATTTGGTTATTATGTTAACAACACAGATAAATTACAAGCTGTTCATGTAGATTTCGGTGAAGGTGCTGTTGAACCTACATTAGATACAATTGGTGAAGATGCTGATTACGCACCATTCACTCGTCCTGTATTCACATATTTAAATGTTGGAATGGCAAAAGAAAAGCCTCAAGTTTTAGATTTTGCATTATATGCGATTAACAATGTAAATACATTTGCTGGTGAAACTGGATTTGCTCCATTACCAGACGAAGAAATTCAAGAATATGTTCAATTCTTAGAAGGATTAAAGTAA
- a CDS encoding MBL fold metallo-hydrolase — MKLTVIGCWHGYPEPEEATSGYLIQQDDFSLLLDCGSGVLSHLQRYCPLQKLQAVVVSHYHQDHIADIGVLHYARLIETKLGRASTPLFIYGHKDDERFDTLAYEPYVKSIPYQSNSLLDVGPFAISFLKTKHPAPCYAMKITNGQKEIVYTADTSYFLGLASFAKECDLLIAECSFYKNQETVGGHMNSQDVGILANKARAKQVLLTHLPHFGERTSLLTEVKESYDGQVELASKGWSFT; from the coding sequence ATGAAGCTTACAGTGATTGGTTGTTGGCATGGTTATCCGGAACCAGAGGAAGCAACATCAGGTTATTTAATTCAACAAGATGACTTTTCTCTTTTGCTTGATTGTGGCAGTGGTGTATTAAGTCATCTTCAACGATATTGTCCTCTTCAAAAGTTACAGGCTGTCGTTGTTTCTCATTACCACCAAGACCATATTGCCGACATTGGTGTTCTGCATTATGCAAGGTTAATTGAAACAAAGCTTGGTCGAGCTTCTACACCGCTGTTCATTTATGGGCATAAGGACGATGAACGTTTTGATACATTAGCGTATGAACCATATGTCAAATCAATCCCTTATCAGTCAAACTCACTTTTAGATGTTGGTCCGTTTGCCATTTCCTTTTTGAAGACAAAGCATCCGGCACCTTGTTACGCCATGAAGATTACGAACGGGCAAAAAGAAATCGTGTATACAGCAGATACAAGTTATTTCCTTGGGCTTGCTTCATTTGCGAAAGAGTGTGATTTGTTAATTGCTGAGTGTAGTTTTTATAAAAATCAAGAAACAGTTGGTGGACACATGAATAGTCAAGATGTTGGCATACTCGCAAATAAAGCGAGAGCAAAACAAGTATTGCTTACCCATTTACCTCATTTTGGTGAGCGGACTTCATTACTTACTGAAGTGAAAGAAAGTTATGATGGACAAGTTGAGTTAGCATCTAAAGGTTGGTCCTTTACTTAA
- the rpmA gene encoding 50S ribosomal protein L27, with product MLKMNLQFFASKKGVGSTKNGRDSISKRLGTKRADGQTVTGGSILVRQRGTRIYPGVNVGKGGDDTLFAKVDGVVKFERVGRDRKQVSVYPAAQ from the coding sequence ATGCTAAAAATGAACCTTCAATTTTTCGCTTCGAAAAAAGGGGTAGGTAGTACGAAAAACGGACGTGATTCGATTTCGAAACGTCTTGGTACAAAACGTGCGGATGGCCAAACGGTAACAGGTGGTTCAATCCTTGTTCGTCAACGTGGTACTCGTATTTATCCTGGAGTGAACGTAGGTAAAGGTGGAGATGACACTTTATTTGCGAAAGTAGACGGCGTTGTTAAGTTTGAACGCGTTGGTCGTGACCGCAAACAAGTAAGTGTATATCCTGCTGCACAATAA
- a CDS encoding ribosomal-processing cysteine protease Prp, whose protein sequence is MIIVQVKRLDTKEIASFSMEGHANAGPYGSDIVCAGASAVTFGAVNAIAALLNTELEVEMKDEGGFLRCIVPTQLHEKTYEKVQLLLEGMVVALRSMEEEYGEHITITEL, encoded by the coding sequence ATGATTATTGTTCAAGTAAAACGACTTGATACAAAAGAAATTGCTTCTTTTTCAATGGAAGGGCATGCAAATGCTGGACCTTATGGCTCTGACATCGTTTGTGCTGGAGCGTCTGCGGTTACATTTGGAGCAGTCAATGCGATTGCTGCCTTATTAAACACAGAGCTTGAAGTCGAGATGAAAGATGAGGGTGGCTTTCTCCGCTGTATCGTCCCCACTCAGTTACATGAGAAGACGTATGAGAAAGTACAACTTTTGCTAGAAGGAATGGTTGTTGCTCTTCGCTCGATGGAAGAAGAATATGGTGAACATATTACAATTACAGAATTATAG
- the rplU gene encoding 50S ribosomal protein L21 produces MYAIIETGGKQVKVEEGQEIYIEKLDANEGDQVNFDKVLLVGGNDMKVGAPYVEGATVTAKVEKQGRAKKIIVYKMKAKKNYRRKQGHRQPYTKVVIEKING; encoded by the coding sequence ATGTACGCAATTATTGAAACTGGTGGTAAACAAGTTAAAGTTGAAGAAGGACAAGAAATCTACATCGAAAAATTGGATGCAAATGAAGGCGACCAAGTGAACTTCGATAAAGTTCTTCTAGTTGGTGGAAACGATATGAAAGTTGGAGCTCCATATGTTGAAGGAGCAACAGTAACGGCGAAAGTTGAAAAACAAGGTCGTGCGAAAAAAATCATCGTTTACAAAATGAAAGCAAAGAAAAACTACCGTCGTAAGCAAGGTCATCGTCAACCTTATACTAAAGTTGTTATCGAGAAGATTAACGGCTAA
- a CDS encoding Rne/Rng family ribonuclease, which produces MKKIVFNMATTERRAAILEHDRVVELLIERSVEDRVVANVYKGRVVNVLPGMQAAFVNIGRDKNGFLYRDDLLSFHLSEVEEEVKKKKSISEFVSKGEELLVQVTKEGFGTKGPRLTGVVSFPGRYIVYMPQGGYVGVSRRMKSEEERERLRKIGESLLEGQEGMIIRTVCEGLNEETIKEDLQFLRKFWLDIWKEGKTLPPPALIHQDTGLLERIVRDFSFDDVSEIIIDSKKEFDRLKELLEPYRHLETELVYYREKENIFSKYGIEKELEKALRRQVWLKNGAYIMIDQTEALTVIDVNTGKFTGKSNLQDTVRRTNLEAAREIARQLRLRDISGIIIIDFIDMRDEDDKRQVLHAFTNALQQDRTKTNVMGLTGLGLVEMTRKKIRQNLLDSLSKPCPTCAGKGTVLSNEAQAYRIERTLFEYRNMDEEAMLVELPPQVDHVIRGEKNEHLLWLEQSLGYQIYLVPNDKMAEHDFAIRHMGTNEEVKEKALNLMYNKH; this is translated from the coding sequence TTGAAAAAAATAGTTTTTAATATGGCGACTACTGAACGAAGAGCAGCGATTTTGGAACATGATCGGGTCGTGGAACTATTAATTGAACGGTCAGTTGAAGATCGTGTAGTAGCGAATGTGTATAAAGGAAGAGTTGTCAATGTATTGCCAGGTATGCAGGCTGCATTTGTTAATATAGGGCGCGACAAAAATGGGTTTCTTTATCGTGATGACCTTCTTTCTTTCCATTTATCAGAAGTGGAAGAAGAAGTGAAAAAAAAGAAGAGTATTTCTGAGTTTGTTTCTAAAGGGGAAGAATTGCTTGTACAAGTGACAAAGGAAGGTTTTGGGACAAAAGGCCCGAGATTAACCGGAGTGGTTTCTTTTCCAGGTCGTTATATCGTGTATATGCCACAAGGTGGATATGTAGGCGTGTCAAGAAGGATGAAATCAGAAGAAGAACGGGAGCGTCTCCGGAAAATAGGTGAATCTCTCTTAGAAGGACAAGAAGGAATGATTATTCGCACCGTTTGTGAAGGTCTTAATGAAGAAACGATTAAAGAAGACCTTCAATTTTTACGGAAGTTTTGGCTAGACATTTGGAAAGAAGGAAAGACACTTCCACCACCAGCATTAATTCATCAAGATACTGGATTACTCGAGCGTATTGTAAGGGATTTTTCCTTTGATGATGTTTCAGAAATTATCATTGATAGTAAAAAAGAATTTGATCGATTAAAAGAATTGCTAGAACCTTACCGTCATCTCGAAACAGAATTGGTTTATTATCGGGAAAAAGAAAATATTTTCTCAAAATATGGCATTGAAAAAGAGCTAGAAAAAGCATTGCGTCGCCAAGTGTGGTTAAAAAATGGCGCTTATATTATGATTGACCAAACAGAAGCATTAACGGTCATTGATGTGAATACAGGTAAGTTTACGGGCAAAAGCAATTTGCAAGATACGGTAAGACGGACAAATCTCGAAGCAGCAAGAGAAATTGCGCGGCAACTGCGACTTCGAGATATTTCTGGTATTATCATCATAGATTTTATCGATATGCGTGATGAAGACGACAAGAGACAGGTGTTACATGCGTTTACAAACGCGTTGCAGCAAGATCGAACGAAAACAAATGTGATGGGGCTAACAGGTCTTGGATTAGTAGAAATGACAAGGAAAAAAATCAGACAAAACTTGCTTGATAGTTTATCAAAGCCATGTCCTACTTGTGCAGGAAAGGGAACGGTTTTATCTAATGAAGCCCAGGCTTATCGTATTGAGCGGACATTGTTTGAATATCGGAACATGGATGAGGAAGCGATGTTAGTGGAATTACCACCACAAGTGGATCACGTAATTCGTGGAGAAAAAAATGAGCATCTTCTTTGGCTAGAACAGTCATTAGGGTATCAGATTTATTTAGTGCCAAATGATAAAATGGCAGAACATGATTTTGCGATTCGGCATATGGGGACGAATGAAGAAGTAAAAGAAAAAGCGCTCAACCTCATGTACAATAAGCATTGA
- a CDS encoding response regulator, producing MSTEPCVYVIEEEPAHSMLLSYHIEKLGFKVKQFESATAFFSSSPSAVHYVIASDNLSDMDNLTFCTKIKDTYHQAQLLITTTSTKGKTCTSCQDINHIYKPFSIQTLYEVVSNTFKIPVTK from the coding sequence ATGAGCACAGAGCCATGTGTTTACGTTATTGAAGAAGAACCTGCCCATTCGATGCTATTATCCTATCATATAGAAAAACTAGGATTTAAAGTGAAGCAGTTTGAATCGGCAACCGCGTTTTTCAGTTCTTCACCATCCGCTGTTCATTATGTGATTGCTAGTGATAATCTTTCTGATATGGACAATCTAACTTTTTGTACAAAAATAAAAGATACATATCACCAAGCACAATTATTAATTACGACCACAAGCACCAAAGGAAAAACCTGTACAAGCTGCCAAGATATTAATCATATTTATAAGCCTTTTTCTATCCAAACATTATATGAAGTTGTTAGTAACACATTTAAAATCCCCGTTACGAAATAA
- a CDS encoding M50 family metallopeptidase has protein sequence MIGLVKKIKISPFFWFVLGIGIITGYFREVLMVFFIVLIHELGHAVTAHYFKWKIQKIELLPFGGVAEMNESSNRPFKEEFFVIIAGPLQHVWLIAVSFFLVQFDFWTAGDHEMFIMHNAMIACFNLLPIWPLDGGRLLNLAISYYFPFEQAQKIAIYSSVFILCVVAIVSYINVPFHLNLWVVLSFLCISNYLEWKQRHFVFMRFLLDRLNGKITGARQQHLSVPYSVSVRDVVKMFRRGHDHYIVIKGANDERKVIKESAVLQAYFHENKLHHSLKDIIKIG, from the coding sequence GTGATTGGGCTAGTTAAAAAAATAAAGATAAGTCCATTTTTCTGGTTTGTTCTAGGAATCGGAATTATCACAGGCTATTTTCGTGAAGTTCTTATGGTGTTTTTTATAGTTCTTATTCATGAGCTAGGACATGCAGTAACGGCCCACTATTTCAAGTGGAAAATTCAAAAAATTGAACTGTTACCTTTCGGTGGAGTTGCAGAAATGAATGAGAGCAGTAATCGTCCTTTTAAAGAAGAGTTTTTTGTCATTATTGCTGGGCCACTTCAGCATGTATGGTTAATCGCTGTTTCTTTTTTCCTTGTTCAGTTTGATTTTTGGACTGCCGGAGACCATGAGATGTTTATCATGCATAATGCGATGATTGCTTGTTTTAATTTATTGCCAATTTGGCCATTAGATGGGGGGAGGTTATTAAATTTAGCCATTTCTTATTATTTCCCTTTTGAACAAGCGCAAAAAATTGCAATATATAGTTCGGTGTTCATCCTTTGTGTCGTAGCGATTGTTAGCTATATTAATGTCCCGTTTCATTTAAATTTATGGGTTGTGTTATCTTTTTTATGTATTTCCAATTATTTAGAGTGGAAACAACGACATTTCGTTTTCATGAGGTTTTTGCTTGATCGATTAAATGGAAAAATAACAGGTGCGAGACAGCAACATCTTTCCGTCCCATACTCTGTATCGGTTCGAGATGTCGTAAAGATGTTTCGACGGGGGCACGATCATTATATTGTCATAAAAGGGGCAAATGATGAACGGAAAGTGATTAAAGAATCGGCAGTATTGCAAGCTTATTTTCATGAAAATAAGCTTCACCATTCATTAAAAGATATTATCAAAATAGGATAA